The following DNA comes from Phalacrocorax carbo chromosome 14, bPhaCar2.1, whole genome shotgun sequence.
GGTGCCTTCTCCCAATGAGCAGCACTGCCGCTTATCACAAAATGAAAGCCCAGTCTTTCATGTGCTGATAAACAGCTTAAAAACCCTCCTATCAATCCCAAAGTTCAAGAGCTTCAGCAGAGCTCTGGCATCTTttgatagaagaaaaaaagaagaaaaagcattatcTGGGGTCCCCGAAGAGCACAGGGTCTAAGTCGCGCCAGAAACCTTACAAAAAGGGCCTTTGTTTGCAGTGCTTGCATTGCTGCTAAGGCAAAGTGTATCAGCCAGGACGGCAGGGAAACCATAAACCCAGGGCGATTTCTCATGTTATGTGGGATAAATCACATGTGAACATTCATTTCCATGAGGAATTCTCTGACCCTAGTGTAAATAAAGCCTCTGCCGATCCCCAGCTCTTCATTCCACCTGTAATAACATCTCTGGTCTTTCCCCCTTTAAATGAACCTGGGGCTCTTTGAAAGGGTGCTATTATGTCCTCGTGGGGCAGTGAGGAGGGTGAGGAAggctggcggggctgggctggagctgctggcagccccTCTCTGCCCTTGGCAGGGCTTCAGCTGTGCCAAGGCGCTGTACATCTCAGACGCGGACAAGCGCAAGCACTTCCGCCTGGTCCTGAAGCTCTTCTTCAGCAATGGGCAGGAGATCGGCACCTTCCACAGCAAGCTGATCAAGGTCATCTCCAAGCCCTCACAGAAGAAGCAGTCACTGAAGAACACAGACCGTACGTATGGGGATGGCTCTTTTGGGGAGGAAAGCGGGCACAAGCCTGGGGTAGATGCTCTCCGAGTGCTCACAGCTTGGTTCTGGAGAGGTCCAGGCTGGACCCAAAGCCCATGGGCATCCCCAAAAGAGGGGGGATGTATCTAGACATATTGATGTGTCTTTTCTGAAGGGTTCACCCACCACAATGTGTGGATGATGCCAATGTGGTCCCCACTCTGTGGGCTTCACCTTTGAAAagcccagctgggctggcaTTCACATACAGAGGAAGGCAGCCAGGGGGGTGCTGGTTCCTGCTGGGCTCATTACACCAGTAACCAAGACTTGTCCTCCCTTCGCTTGACAAAAACCACAGTTCAAGCCACACGTGGACCTGGCAAGCACTAACACACCACCTGTCCCAACAGTCTGCATCTCCTCGGGCTCCAAAGTCTCCCTCTTCAACCGCCTGCGCTCCCAGACCGTCAGCACCCGCTACCTCTCTGTCGAGGGGGGAGCCTTCATCGCCAGCGCCAGGCAGTGGGCAGCCTTCACCCTCCACCTGGGTAAGGAGCCTCGTGGGGCCGCTGATGCCGGCCATGCCCAGGGCTGGATGCctccagccctggctctgccctcCTGCAAAGACAGTTCTTGGGGCAAAAGGGGTGGGAGTTAGCCTGGGGTTACAGGAACCTGGCTCAGATCCTACCTCTGCCTGGTGTATCTCTGGAGCCGCTGGCTGTTTCCCACCATCCTTGAGGGTTGGCATCATGCCCTGAGAGCACACAGGCTGTGATGGGGGCAGCAAGAGCTGTACCGGTCTGGAGGCTCATGAATCCAAGCAAGTAACTCACCTGGAAGAGGCCAGATCCCAGAGCATCCCTGCCCACTCTGCCTCCGGCAGTGTCCCTGCGAGGTACCACACCCCAGTCTTGCTCTCCCATGCTGGGGTCCCAGGGAGCAGTGGTCTCTCCAAGCAGCAAgcacctgcagagcagagaaagtAGTAAGAAAGCACCAGGAGCACAGTCAGACCTGCATGTAGCAAGGCAACACATGTTGacctgctccccagctgctcaGGGCGGTGACTCTGCCTGTCTCCTTCCCGGCAAGCTGATGAGTGCTGCACCTGGAGCGAGTTCCCACTGCGGGAAGGGTATATCCGCTATGGCTCTGTGGTCCAGCTCGTCTGCACAGCCACCGGTGTCACCCTGCCTCCCTTGGTAAGCCTCCATCCCTGAGGGTGCTAGGCACATGGACCTGGCTGCTCTGGGCCTCTGAGCACCGGGTACCATCCCTGGGTGATGCTGCCACCCTGCAGATCATCCGGAAGGTGACGAAGCAGTACGCCATGCTGGACGTAGATGAGCCCATCTCCCAGCTCCACAAATGTGCCTTCCAGTTCCAGGGCAGCGACCGCATGTACCTGTGTCTCTCCACGGATAAAGTGATCCAGTTCCAGGTACAGCAGTGCAAGGAGGAGTGAGGACTCCTGGGGTCCTTCCCATCCTCTCTCCAAGCTCCTCTGTGTTGCCAGTGTTTGGGGAACATGTCACCAGGAGGGGTCTTCCAGCAAAGGGGGGTTTTCTCCAAATTAAGGTCAGAATTGCTGCAAAGCCATCTGCCTCCAGCTTGCCTGCTTTGGTGGGGACCTCATCACTGAGGTCTTTGCAAAGGTATCATGATCCCCATTTCCCAGCAAGCAAAGCAGAGGCACTGAGTCGCTTGCTGGAACTGAGATACTGGGGACAGAAGCCAGGAAGCCTGGCCCTGGTCCCCTGCCATCCCTGCTGTGGCATGTTTGGAGCTGTGATGCTCTCCACAGGCATCTCCCTGCCCAAAGGAAGCCAACCGGGAGCTGCTGAATGACGGCTCCTGCTGGACCATCATTGGCACCGAGACAGTGGAGTACACCTTCAGCGAGGGCCTGGCCTGCGTCCGCGAGCCCGTCAGCCCTGTGCCTCTCATCACTGCCCTGCAGGtaggcacagtgctggctgccaACCACCCCGGCCTCTCCACCACCTGCCTCCATCGCGGCTCCTGCTGCTGAGCTCTTGCACCTGCGCTTGGTGTCCTCCAGctctggggagctgtgggaatGACAGGGTCTGGACTGCTGTGGTGGGGACGGGACACATGGGCAGAGCATCCTGTGGGAGAAGGAGTCTGGCTCATTCCACCATGTAACACACTGTCATGCATTCTGCCTGTCACAGCTCACAGGCGGCGGGGACGTGGCCATGCTGGAGGTGCAGGGGGAGTATTTCCATACTCATCTCAAGGTCTGGTTTGGAGACGTGGAAGCAGAGACGATGTACAGGTAACGCAGCCGAGGGGGCCAGGGAGCAGACAGGGAACAGCAGCCAGGTTTGGGCAGCGCTGGACAGCTCTGGGAGGGATGTGGCCGCTGATCTTGGGGACGGGCACTTGCACTGCCCATTCTGCAGGACCAAGCATGAGCATTGGAAGGAAAGGCAGGGATGAGTGTGGCTGGTGCCTGCTGGCTCTGGATGCAGTCTGATGATAGCAGTGGGCAAGGAACATGGGGATCTTGGGGGCTGCAAACAAGAAAGCAACTCTGGCAGAGAGGAACGAAACACTGGGGAGGAGAGGTGAAACCTGCCAGCGGCTTCACACTGAGCTCCAAGCTGGAGCACACGTGCCGGCACTCACTGCCAGCCGCTCCTGTGCCAGGCCTTCCTGGGTTAATGCACGTTTTCCTCTCCTGTGCTGTTCCCAGGAGCGCCAAGTCCCTTGTGTGCGTCGTCCCTGACGTCTCTGCCTTCGGCAGTGACTGGAGGTGGCTGCGATACCCCATCACAGTCCCACTTCTGCTGATCAGGGATGATGGCCTCATCTACTCCAGCTCGTTCACGTTCACCTACACCCCAGAGCACAACTTCATCCCAGGGCAGCAGGTCCTCTCGGATGTCCCCCAGGACTCAGACAAATTACTTGACAGCATCCATCAGGAGTTCACCAGGACCAACTTCCACCTCTTCATGCAAAGTTAGCAAGTTGGGCAGGCAGAGCCTTGATcttgctgccagccccagggaaggggagCAGCCCCGAGCCGTGCTGGGGGTCCCCGTCCAGGGCTCGGGGTGGCCCCGCTAAAGGGTCCTCCCATGTATCGAATGCCCACCGTGTTACTGTGATTTGCTGACTTGTCTCTCCTTCATGGCAGCATCCCAACCTGCTGAGATCCCACATAAATCAGGCTTCAAGGACTCTTTACTGATTCAATTGCTTCTTTACTAACCATCATGATTTACCTCCCTTGCTGGCAGAGAGCATCACAGCTCCCTTGATGTCTTCAGTCCATATATTCAAAGGCTAGGAGAGACAGGGATGATGAACAAATGTGACCTCAAGAGTTATTGACCTATACCAGGGATCCCTGCAttgcttctgtgctttttgGTAATGAGGAGCTGATTTCCAGCAGCCAAATACTTGGTACCAGatgctttgggttttgggttttggttttgttgtttttttaattagaggCCCAAATGGGgttatttcaaaaggaaaagggaaaaaaagagagaaagaaaaacctcagTATGAAACCCAGCCCCTTCCTAGCTGGCATGGCTCTGCAAATCTCTGTTGTTTTACACacttatacacacacacaaacacatgaGAAATTGCAGCACTGTCATCAGCAGGAAACTGCTGATCTAAAGATGCCATGAAAGGAAGCCAGGTTTCTTGGAGCCGGAACCGAGCATTACACAGAATGGGTCTTACAGCTTTATTTAGTCTTCAGATCTCTGATCATCGAAGGGCCCATGGTGTACCTGGAAACCTGCTGGTTTGGCAGTTCTGATCTGGGTTTTGAAACAACTGCCAAACCCATGGAGGTGTTTAACCCACACTGAACTCGGTGGCAgtgggcaggggagcaggggaagCATGGTGCCTCATGACTCGCAGCACCCCAGGAGCACAGGGTGCCTGGCCCCACACACGGGCATCCCTGGCTCATCACCCAGCTCACCTGCATGTTTTGTGCCATCCAGTATGTTTTGCACACCAGCACTGCACAGATTGACAGCCTCGCCACACTGCAGCTCAGGATGCTGAATTCAGGGCTGCAAGGGACCAACAGCCTCCCAAAACCCAGCATGGAGACTCATGGTGATGCCTGGTGTCTTGGCCTCCTCGCTGTGCAGCTTGTGCATGGCCCCAGCTCCAGGGGACCACAAGAGCTTGGGTCTCCAGGATCCTAACCCAGGGCTTCCCAGGGGCAGCACCTCCCTAAACTCCACCAGGAGGTGGGGTTCCTTCTTCCCTAGAATCGGAACCTCATAGAGGGTGAAAAGCTGTTGGCAGACACACCTGTGTGtatctgcagctgctgctgctggaggaaaaaCTCAGGGACAATATTACAGCTCATGCCAACAGCCAAGGGCTGGTGGAAAAAAGGGCTGGAGGACAGAAGAAGGGTAACCGCATCAGGATCCGCAGGGTGTTTCAAAAGGAAGCAAGTCCCCTGAAGCGGAGGCAGGCCCCGGTGTGCTCATTAGGTGTTGGGAGCAGTGGTACAACACCTTACTGCTCCCCTTCCTGGAAAATGCTCAAGCATCTTATACAAACGCTTGAACATCTTATACaggtgctgggggcagcaggggcttCCCCTGTGCAACAGCCTCTTGGGCGACACATTGGCCCATGCTCAGCATCCCCTACACTCTACCTCCCCCAAAAGCGTTTCCCCCCCGTCTCCTCAGGGAAGGAGTGGAGGGCAGTGAAAGGACAGGACCAAGCCTTTCAGTTTCTGCCTGCATCCCACACAGGAGTGTCTGGAGCCCACAAGCTCCTCAAcctgctcccctccctcagAGACTGGGCATAATTCACATTTTATGAATGGAAAGCACCCTCCGCTATATTTAGCAGCAACCCGGTCCcaaagggcaggaggagcattGCTTATTGACTTCAAGGGCTTGGAACAAGCCTGCCTTGTAATGTTTACAGCACAGCGCTTTTCTGGAGAGGCC
Coding sequences within:
- the RBPJL gene encoding recombining binding protein suppressor of hairless-like protein, with the translated sequence MPRTAAPLQGKHAHTHRGAANPRRSARRCAQHRGSAPPGRGRAHPHPHPHPPPPLPSLPAGAPAPAEPLTHPCRPRSRSPPRYWVRSNPYQTNLLRDSVRRYLQVPADQTVLILHAKVAQKSYGNEKRFFCPPPCVYLSGPGWKLKQEQIKARDLGEEGFRVCGYMGLDSMGSSLMETQKLSFEEQPDAKGFSCAKALYISDADKRKHFRLVLKLFFSNGQEIGTFHSKLIKVISKPSQKKQSLKNTDLCISSGSKVSLFNRLRSQTVSTRYLSVEGGAFIASARQWAAFTLHLADECCTWSEFPLREGYIRYGSVVQLVCTATGVTLPPLIIRKVTKQYAMLDVDEPISQLHKCAFQFQGSDRMYLCLSTDKVIQFQASPCPKEANRELLNDGSCWTIIGTETVEYTFSEGLACVREPVSPVPLITALQLTGGGDVAMLEVQGEYFHTHLKVWFGDVEAETMYRSAKSLVCVVPDVSAFGSDWRWLRYPITVPLLLIRDDGLIYSSSFTFTYTPEHNFIPGQQVLSDVPQDSDKLLDSIHQEFTRTNFHLFMQS